AAGGCGAAACCCATTTACGTTTATTGTCAGAAATTGCAATGAAATTAATGGATGATGAATTTATAGTAGCTTTAAAAGAAGAAACTGATCCAGCAAACATTATCAAGATCTTAAAATAAGAGGAGGAAATCAACATGAAAAGAAAAATTATTGCCGTAACAGCTTGTGCAACAGGAGTAGCTCATACTTATATGGCAGCCCAGGCCTTAAAAAAAGGGGCAAAAGGATTAGGAGATATGATTAAAGTTGAAACACAAGGCGCAACAGGTATTGAGAATGAATTGACTGAAAAAGATGTTCAAATTGGAGAAGTTGTCATTTTTGCAGTCGACACTAAAGTTCGAAATGAAGAACGTTTTGCAGGGAAGAAGATATTAAGAGTTCCGGTTGCAGCACCAATTAAGGATGCAGAGAAGATTATTAAAGAAGCATTAGCCTTAGTAGATATAGATAGTTAATAGGGGGAAAAAAGATGAGAAAAGTTGGAAATAGCATTAAAAATCATGTATTAACAGGTATCTCTTATATGATACC
This Carnobacterium maltaromaticum DSM 20342 DNA region includes the following protein-coding sequences:
- a CDS encoding PTS fructose transporter subunit IIB; protein product: MKRKIIAVTACATGVAHTYMAAQALKKGAKGLGDMIKVETQGATGIENELTEKDVQIGEVVIFAVDTKVRNEERFAGKKILRVPVAAPIKDAEKIIKEALALVDIDS